Proteins from a single region of Halorubrum sp. 2020YC2:
- a CDS encoding DUF5821 family protein, translating into MATGPALPSSPEPLPLGALSDPLLVDPGPRLLRAVVEAYREAAPALVDPSVAELADGETPLDRSSDLPALKVFAGEAALDAATAGFRPASRLAALADGDAVDLRVLDAPQPNSVLAGSETGFALIEGRETTEDETRWHRVGDDASLRGRYASGFADAEPYRLRTPSRRRAYEGFASRCDESVAAAVLRALDAEVESASPESSGPDAEETRVRAYAVGAREGVLDRSLRRACEDAGLGSPSTFTRIKRLLREADLIETVSEPQPVGRPRERLAAHGALAATETPEETAAAVRGVTE; encoded by the coding sequence GGCCGCGGCTGCTCCGGGCCGTCGTCGAGGCGTACCGCGAGGCCGCGCCGGCGCTCGTCGACCCGAGCGTCGCGGAACTGGCGGACGGGGAAACTCCCCTCGACCGGTCCTCGGATCTTCCCGCGCTGAAGGTGTTCGCGGGCGAGGCCGCGCTCGACGCCGCGACCGCGGGGTTCCGACCGGCGAGCCGGCTCGCGGCGCTGGCGGACGGCGACGCCGTCGACCTCCGGGTCCTCGACGCCCCCCAGCCGAACTCGGTGCTGGCGGGTTCCGAGACGGGGTTCGCGCTGATCGAGGGTCGGGAGACGACCGAGGACGAGACCCGATGGCACCGCGTGGGCGACGACGCGTCGCTCCGTGGACGGTACGCGTCGGGGTTCGCGGACGCCGAGCCGTACCGGCTCCGAACCCCGAGCCGGCGGCGCGCGTACGAGGGGTTCGCGTCGCGGTGCGACGAGTCGGTCGCCGCCGCGGTGCTCCGCGCGCTCGACGCCGAGGTCGAGTCGGCTTCCCCCGAGTCGTCGGGTCCGGACGCGGAGGAGACTCGGGTCCGCGCCTACGCGGTCGGCGCTCGCGAGGGCGTCCTCGACCGCTCCCTCCGGCGGGCCTGCGAGGACGCCGGACTCGGGAGTCCGTCGACGTTCACGCGGATAAAACGGCTCCTGCGGGAGGCGGACCTGATCGAGACGGTCTCCGAGCCACAGCCGGTGGGACGCCCGCGGGAGCGGCTCGCGGCCCACGGCGCGCTCGCGGCGACTGAGACGCCCGAGGAGACCGCCGCGGCGGTTCGGGGCGTAACTGAGTGA